Within the Flavobacterium sp. N502536 genome, the region CATTTTTTTTCAATTTTAAGTTAACCCAGCTAGGATCTAAGCGGAAATCTTCTTGATTTTTTCTTTAAAAATAAACAATAAAAAAAAGCAGCTATCCTTACGATAACTGCTTTTATATTCTAGAAATCTGAAATCTCAGATCTACGATCTAAAATCATTAAGATCCACACATTTCACAATCTTCAGGATCTGCTGCTTGTGCTTTTAAAAGCATTGCTTTATAATCCTCAACGCTGATTGCTTCTGTTTCTGCAACTAATGTTGGAGCTGTTTCTTCTTTTTTATCATTGTTCAGTGTGAACTTAATCGCATCAACCGCCGATTTTGTTCTTAGGTAATACATTCCTGTTTTTAAACCTGACTGCCAAGCGTAGAAATGCATTGACGTTAGTTTAGAATAGTTAGCATCCTGCATGAACAAGTTCAACGATTGTGATTGGTCAATGAAGTAACCTCTTTGACGTGACATATCGATAATGTCTTTCATCGACATTTCCCAAACTGTTTTGTAAAGATCTTTCAGGTCTTGCGGAATAATATCAATATTTTGAACTGATCCGTTATGACGCATAATTTCCTGTTTCAAATCTTCGTTCCATAAACCAAGTTTTACCAGATCTTCCAGTAAGTGTTTGTTTACTACGATGAATTCTCCAGACAATACACGACGTGTATAAATATTTGAGGTGTACGGCTCAAAAGCTTCGTTGTTTCCAAGAATCTGTGAAGTCGAAGCAGTTGGCATTGGCGCAACCAATAATGAGTTACGAACTCCGTGCTCCATTACTTCTTTTCTTAAAGATGCCCAGTCCCAACGGCCTGATAATTCTTCATCTTTCAATCCCCACATATTGTATTGAAATTCTCCCTGAGACATTGGAGAACCCGCAAAAGTTGAATAAGGTCCTTCTTCTTTCGCCATTTCCATAGAAGCGGTTACGGCTGCGAAGTATAATGTTTCGAAAATTTCCTGATTTAATGCTTTTGCCTCATCACTTGTAAATGGCATACGCAACATGATAAAAGCATCTGCTAAACCTTGCACTCCTAATCCTACCGGACGGTGACGCAAGTTAGAATTTTCTGCTTCTTTAACCGGGTAGTAATTTCTGTCGATTACTTTGTTCAGGTTACGCGTTACACGTTTGGTAACATTGTAAAGTGCTTCGTGATCGAATTTACCGTTATCAATAAACATTGGCAACGAAATAGACGCCAGGTTACAAACTGCAATTTCATCTTTAGAAGTGTACTCCATAATTTCAGTACACAAGTTAGACGAACGAATGGTTCCTAAGTTCTTGTGGTTTGATTTACGGTTTGCCGCATCTTTGTACAGCATATAAGGCGTTCCGGTTTCGATTTGTGATTCCAGGATTTTCTCCCATAATTCACGTGCACGAATCGTTTTTCTACCTTTTCCTCTAAATTCATAATCCAGATACAATGCTTCAAACTCTTCTCCATAAACATCATACAGACCAGGACATTCGTTAGGACACATTAACGTCCAAGTAGTATCTTCCTGTACACGTTTCATGAACAAATCTGAAGTCCACATTGCGAAGAATAAATCTCTCGCACGCATCTCTTCTTTTCCTGTATTTTTCTTTAAATCTAAGAAATCGAAAATATCAGCATGCCAGGTTTCGATGTAAATCGCAAAACTTCCTTTACGTTTTCCACCACCCTGATCTACATAACGAGCGGTATCGTTGAAAACTCTCAACATCGGAACAATTCCGTTTGAAGTTCCGTTTGTACCACGAATGTACGATCCGGTCGCACGAACGTTATGAATAGAAAGACCAATTCCTCCCGCTGATTGCGAGATTTTAGCCGTTTGTTTTAAAGTATCATAAATACCATCAATACTATCATCCTGCATGGCCAAAAGGAAACAGGAAGACATTTGAGGTTTTGGAGTTCCCGCATTGAACAACGTTGGTGTTGCATGCGTAAAGAACTTTTTAGACATTAAGTCGTACGTCTCAATTACCGATTTTAAATCGTCAAGGTGAATACCAACCGAAACACGCATCAACATATGTTGTGGTCTTTCGACGATTTTACCATTAATTTTTAGCAAATAAGAACGTTCTAAGGTTTTGAAACCAAAATAATCGTAATTAAAATCTCTTGTATAAATGATATGAGAATCAAGGAAAGCAGAGTTTTCCTGAATTACTTTAAATACTTCATCCGAAAGCAACGGAGCGTCTTGTCCGTTTCTTGGATTTACGTAATTGTACATATCCTTCATCGTTTCTGAGAACGATTTCTTAGTATTTGAATGTAGATTTGAAATTGCCACACGTGCTGCTAATTGTGCATAATCAGGATGCGCAATAGTCATAGAAGCCGCCGTTTCTGCCGCAAGATTATCTAATTCAGAAGTAGAAACCCCATCATACAATCCTTCGATAACTCTCATCGCTACCTTAACAGGATCTACAAGTTCATTTAAACCATAACACAATTTTTTGATTCTTTCTGTAATCTTATCAAACATTACCGGCTCTTTATGGCCATCTCTTTTTACTACATACATAAGCTTACTATTTTAGTTATTGAAAAAATGAAAGACTCTGGAATAACGATTCCCAAAGCTTAAACATTGTGTGTTTTTAAATTATTTTTTGAGAATTGTAGGATTCTCAATAGTTATCTGATTCCAATCCGAAAAACAGATTGAAAGGCATTAAAAATTGTTCTTGAATCAACTATTGGGGATGAAGATTCAATCTTAAAAATGATTTATTCTTTTTTAGCGTTAGTGGCCACTAAAATGATTCCTGTTGTCTAAAAATCTGCATCAAATGAAATTTTCTGAGCATCACTGTCGGTGTTCATCACACCCGATTTTTGATACTCTGCAACACGTTTTTCAAAGAAATTAGTTTTTCCCTGAAGAGAGATCATGTCCATGAAGTCAAACGGATTCGCTGACCCATATACACGCTCACAACCTAATTCTACTAATAATCTATCCGCAACAAACTCTAAATATTGCGTCATTAAAGTAGCATTCATTCCTATTAAACTTACCGGAAGAGATTCTGTTACAAACTCTCTTTCGATATTTAAAGCATCAACAATGATTTCTTTAATTCTGTCTTTTGGTACTTTATTTACTAAGTGGTGATTGTGCAAGTGTACTGCAAAATCACAGTGCACGCCTTCGTCACGTGAAATTAGCTCGTTAGAAAAAGTCAAACCTGGCATTAAACCACGTTTTTTCAACCAATAAATAGAACAGAAAGCACCTGAGAAAAAGATTCCTTCTACTGCTGCAAAAGCAATTAGTCTTTCAGCAAATGAATCGGATTCGATCCATTTTAAAGCCCATTCTGCTTTCTTGCCAATTGCAGGAAAAACTTCTAAAGCATTAAATAATTCTGCTTTCTCTGCTTCGTCTTTTACGTAAGTATCAATTAATAAAGAATACGTCTCACTATGAATATTTTCCATCATGATCTGGAATCCATAGAAAAATTTAGCTTCGGCATATTGAACTTCATTTACAAAGTTCTCTGCCAGATTTTCATTTACAATTCCGTCAGAAGCTGCAAAGAATGCTAAAATGTGTTTGATGAAATATCTTTCGTCGTCACTTAACTTATTATTCCAGTCTGTCAAATCCTGGTGCAAATCGATTTCTTCCGCAGTCCAGAAACTA harbors:
- a CDS encoding ribonucleoside-diphosphate reductase subunit alpha gives rise to the protein MYVVKRDGHKEPVMFDKITERIKKLCYGLNELVDPVKVAMRVIEGLYDGVSTSELDNLAAETAASMTIAHPDYAQLAARVAISNLHSNTKKSFSETMKDMYNYVNPRNGQDAPLLSDEVFKVIQENSAFLDSHIIYTRDFNYDYFGFKTLERSYLLKINGKIVERPQHMLMRVSVGIHLDDLKSVIETYDLMSKKFFTHATPTLFNAGTPKPQMSSCFLLAMQDDSIDGIYDTLKQTAKISQSAGGIGLSIHNVRATGSYIRGTNGTSNGIVPMLRVFNDTARYVDQGGGKRKGSFAIYIETWHADIFDFLDLKKNTGKEEMRARDLFFAMWTSDLFMKRVQEDTTWTLMCPNECPGLYDVYGEEFEALYLDYEFRGKGRKTIRARELWEKILESQIETGTPYMLYKDAANRKSNHKNLGTIRSSNLCTEIMEYTSKDEIAVCNLASISLPMFIDNGKFDHEALYNVTKRVTRNLNKVIDRNYYPVKEAENSNLRHRPVGLGVQGLADAFIMLRMPFTSDEAKALNQEIFETLYFAAVTASMEMAKEEGPYSTFAGSPMSQGEFQYNMWGLKDEELSGRWDWASLRKEVMEHGVRNSLLVAPMPTASTSQILGNNEAFEPYTSNIYTRRVLSGEFIVVNKHLLEDLVKLGLWNEDLKQEIMRHNGSVQNIDIIPQDLKDLYKTVWEMSMKDIIDMSRQRGYFIDQSQSLNLFMQDANYSKLTSMHFYAWQSGLKTGMYYLRTKSAVDAIKFTLNNDKKEETAPTLVAETEAISVEDYKAMLLKAQAADPEDCEMCGS
- a CDS encoding ribonucleotide-diphosphate reductase subunit beta, with the translated sequence MSQVEPILQENKNRFVIFPIKHHDIWEWYKKMEASFWTAEEIDLHQDLTDWNNKLSDDERYFIKHILAFFAASDGIVNENLAENFVNEVQYAEAKFFYGFQIMMENIHSETYSLLIDTYVKDEAEKAELFNALEVFPAIGKKAEWALKWIESDSFAERLIAFAAVEGIFFSGAFCSIYWLKKRGLMPGLTFSNELISRDEGVHCDFAVHLHNHHLVNKVPKDRIKEIIVDALNIEREFVTESLPVSLIGMNATLMTQYLEFVADRLLVELGCERVYGSANPFDFMDMISLQGKTNFFEKRVAEYQKSGVMNTDSDAQKISFDADF